TCCCCTTTAGTCCCGAAGGACTCCCAAGTCCCGTCTCGGCATTTGCCCAAAGTCTCACGGAAAAACCACGTCCAAAAACCGTGAGCGAGACGGTCTTCTTAGAAGGAGTACCCCTTCAGAAGACTCAATTCGTTTCTCTCCTGCTTCAGATGTAAACTTCCGACCCGAGCGTCAACCAAATTCAACGTTTaatctgaaaaagaaaaacagcaGAACCAACCAGACAAaagtaattctattttaaatatcctttttgttattcatttcattcatttttttttttacgggcTCCGTTTTcctaaataaaagaatgtcTCTCTGAAAAAGACGCTAGCCTATCTGCATGAACAATCTTCTTTCTGTGCCTTGGCGATTTTTGGATACAGAAAACTACttcatttaatctttttaaaatcaaataaggTCCTTCCCAATTACTCTGCAATTTAGGAGACCTTCCAGGTTTTCTTCGAGGATTAAACAACCAAACTTTTTCTCCTATCTCAAAAAGACTAGATCTGGCTTTCGAGTCATACCAGGATTTTACTCGCAAAGATTTTACTTTCATCCTATCTCTCGCTTTCTTCTGAATTTCCGTTAATCTACTCTTCAAATTCTCAATATACCGACTCCTAGTCTGCGACGATGTTTTTGGAGGATTtcctaaaaataaatctaatggAAGTCTTAGATCTCTTGCAAAATATAGTTCAGCAGGAGTAACTCCAGTAATTTCATGTTTAGAAGTTCTGTAAGCTAAAAGAAACATTGGAATCCAACGATCccaatttttttgattttcagaaatatatttcgaaagataatttattattgtttgatGCTGACGCTCAACTTGCCCATCAGATTGAGGATGTAAAGCAGTTGTACGCGTCTTTCTCACTCCTAGAAGAGTCATTAattcgtaaataattttgattcaaaATTCCTACCTTGATCGGTGTGAATTTCTACGGGAACTCCATGACGGGAAACAACTTGATCGACGAAAACTTCGGCTATTGTTCTcgctcttgaatttttaagaggAAAAGCTTCGACCCATTTGGTAAAACAGTCAACGATGACGAAAGATATCTGTTTCCAGAAGAAGTTTTCGGAAGGGGACCGAGAATGTCCATTTGCAATCTTTCGAAAGGTGccaacattataaatttgcaaaggAGATTTTCCTTTCCCAGGTGGACcttttttgaaatacataCTTCACATGTTTTGCACCAATTTTCGACATCTTGTTTACAAGAAGCCCAAAGAAACGTTTTCGAATCTTTTCCAAGGTCTTATTAATCCCGAAATGACCACCAGAAGAAGAGTCATGAGCTGCccttaaaatttcttctctacGGTTCTTGGGaacaattaattgaaaaatccTCGATTTTAAATTCGGTGCTTCCCAAATCTTGTAAAGAATTCCATCTTGTAAAACCAGAGAATCCCAATAAAACCAATACAAACGTGCAGGATTTCCCTCAGGTGGGAATTCCGAGCGAGATGGATGTCTTCCAATTTCTTTTGCTTGGATAACCATCGAAAGATCAAGATCTCTTCTTTGATCGGCTTTCCATTCCTTCAAAGTTTCTCCTGCAAGAATTATTCGAGCTACCAAATTCGGAGGTTCCTCCAAAAACTTCCTCTCAATTTTCTCACAATATACACAGTCTAAGGAAGCACATTCACGCCTGGACAAACCGTCTGCATTCTTATGAAGTTGCCCCTTACGATGAGAGACTACAAATCAAATTGCTGTAGCCTCTCCAACCAGCGGCCAATTGTCCTTCTAAATCTTTAAAGGACATTAACCATTTAAGAGAAACATGGTCCGTGCGAATTAAAAACTTCCGTCGTAACAAATAATGACGAAACGCTCTCAACGCTTCAACAATACTCAAAGTTCGCGACGCGTCacacaataattttctctgttttacttaaaaaacaCGACTGTAGTAAGCAATAACTTTTCTACCGAACCTTGTCTCTGTGAGAGAACTGCGCCAATTCCAATATTTGAAGCGTCcgtatctaaaataaattctccTTCTTCCTTTGGAAAAGCAAGAACAGGAGAAGATGATAATATTCGTTTAAGTTCTAAAAAAGTCTTTTGACATTCTTCATtccaaaagaatttaatttgattttcagtTAAAACATAAAGTGGTTTAgctaaagttgaaaaatttttaacaaatttacgaTAATAAGAACAAAAACCTAAGAAGCTTCGt
This DNA window, taken from Monomorium pharaonis isolate MP-MQ-018 unplaced genomic scaffold, ASM1337386v2 scaffold_469, whole genome shotgun sequence, encodes the following:
- the LOC118648490 gene encoding LOW QUALITY PROTEIN: uncharacterized protein LOC118648490 (The sequence of the model RefSeq protein was modified relative to this genomic sequence to represent the inferred CDS: inserted 1 base in 1 codon), whose amino-acid sequence is MLNQGVIEESHSPWTSPAVLVRKKDGLXRFCVDYRKLNDVTVKDSYPLPRIDDILDHLSGNSWFTTLDLKSGYWQIKIREEDKEKTAFSVGNGLWQFTVMPFGLCNAPATFERVMEKILKGLLYKVCLVYLDDVINCVYCEKIERKFLEEPPNLVARIILAGETLKEWKADQRRDLDLSMVIQAKEIGRHPSRSEFPPEGNPARLYWFYWDSLVLQDGILYKIWEAPNLKSRIFQLIVPKNRREEILRAAHDSSSGGHFGINKTLEKIRKRFFGLLVNKMSKIGAKHVKARTIAEVFVDQVVSRHGVPVEIHTDQGVRKTRTTALHPQSDGQVEPYRTSKHEITGVTPAELYFARDLRLPLDLFLGNPPKTSSQTRSRYIENLKSRLTEIQKKARDRMKVKSLRVKSWYDSKARSSLFEIGEKVWLFNPRRKPGRSPKLQ